tgccggaaaactacttctacttgggattttgtttgtgggaaagggtaatggccaggattcatcataaaggatgatgatgcgacccaataatcaataaatttggtttaatgatgtgatgtattatgcattctcaaggcaaacagtcgaaggatgcggatgagattattcccggttatttggtgttaattttagcataaatgattcaatcttagatagccggctgtggaaagataaaaccaaataaaacgcgaaaccgcacggaccgaaaaacacacaatcggggggggaaacaaagacggaaacggcaacgaaaatccggcttgttgaccgcgacgcgaaccgttcaaattctccaaagcaactgtcaaaccatcgcgaaatcacccgggtcgaaatacacgcacaatcgggggggaaacaaagacggaaacggcaacgaaaatccggcttgttgaccgcgacgcgaaccgttcaaattctctaaAGCCACTTAAAGTgacttataattttttgaatagtctcaaaattcagaaattacagcacacgacaaaggcacgacatcctaaataacaaaaccgtgcgacgtcggttTTAATGTCGAACAGTTTCGATTATCGATTGTACGACAAAtatactcaaaccccgatggtttgacatcaactgttgtcaaacgaacggggtcactttttagttcgacaccccttttacacggagttcacacacactatcaagcgtttgttttgatagtgtgcgtgagcgccttataaaaagtgacagttcgtcactttttagtttgactttgaccaaccaacgggggtgtcaaacgaaaaagtgaccaaccaccgggggttgagtgtacgaCATTTGGGTGCAAAAATAACGTTTGACATTCGTGTGAAAATCGCGCGACGTTGTCGTACGATTGCACGGAccacaaacgacggacgtccgacggacttttcagtcagggtcGGTACCTAGGTCGGTAGGTCGGTACTGATTTGTCAACTTTTCTTGACTATgtgaaaattactccaaaattgggtactaaagccctatgttaatttttatgtacaacggttaaaaacacgattaaaaaccatttctgatcacttttttttcattttaatgcaaattttttttgaccggacaacattttttcgatggattaactatggtccccttggaacgagctgtcaagtagaagcttcccagtcaaatcaatccgaatcctgaaacggaatctaattagaatcgtatacaaattccgtttcaaacgcaacaaccggttcgaacacggaaccggttgttgcgtttgaaacggaatttgtatacgattctaattggattccgtttcagaattcggattgatttgactgggttttctgtcaagaaggaccgcgaagttaatttttcaaaattgatttaaaaatccattttaaactctttcccagtcacggcgttctcacAGGATTCTTACAGAAATCTAACAGAGCGAAAATGTTCTTACTAGAAAGCTGCCATCATCCTGCTAGATTTTCTCAagaattctttgaaaattctagctcaaatgcaataaccggttctAGCAGGAGCCGGCGAAATCAACCGGTTttgttagaatcctgctagaattttgctagaactattctgacaggcccctgctagaattctgtaagaattttgctagaatgtGACGGCAAGGAAacctgctagaatcctgctagaattttgtTAGAAGCAAATGGCAGATAATTTTGGTAATAACCAATCATtttagaaatattcaatttaaataaacaGCACAAAAGAATCTACATCAATTTATTGTACACTCACTTTTAACTTATACTTAAGTCtcttaatattaaattaaacattCTCTTCGACCCATATACGTAGAATGTCCGCGATTCCGAGTCACGAACCGAACCCGGTGCTCTTGGTAGGAAATCGGGATCCGGGAAAAGTGCCGTCTAAGACGATGTCCAATTAGCGGCCGCCGGAATTGATGGTGCTTGCTTTGAAGCTGCCCGCCCGTGGGCCATGTGGTTCTTGGTTTTCTTAAAGTTGGTCGAGCCTTCCAGGTTTGTGTGCGCCTGTGGAATCGAAATCGAGGAATTAGAATAACTTACAAGTAACCAATCTATTAATACTTTGCTTACCATATTCTGGGTGGCCAGGCGACCAACGGAACGGCGCCGAAGCTAAATTTTCTTCCGGTGGCAACTCTTTTTAATACAATTTACCAGACAAGATGGCGGTCACAATGTGGTTCGGCGAAAATGACGTCATTTTCGACAGATTTTGCGCTGCCAGAATGTTCTTCCATAATTCTTACAAAATTCTAGCAGATTTCGCTCTGTCAGAatattctagcaaaattcttacAGAGTTCTGACAGGCCTACTAGaatcattctagcaggattctagtaGAACCAATTCTGCCAGAAAATTCCGTGTCTGGGAATTGTGGTCgtacccagtcacgacgttctagcaggattctagcagagttctcacagagctggatattcttacagcattctagcagaaatgttccaccgttctagcaggattctgacagaaccagctctgctagaatatttcgtgactgggtacgAAGGATTAATGTACTCAGAAAAACAAGCTTttttaatatcagcaatctaagcttcattttaggacccaattgagttATTTTTCATATGCGTGTTTTCTTAGTTTTGTTCGAAAaggctgaaatatttcaagtcatCTGGCCCATGTTGAAAACccaagggcttttgttaatttgattcggttaaccgcggtggattttcttgaaataattcgaactgtcaaaaatccaccaaaggatctaccggtggcatggctttctacctaaggtactcgcgattgagtgtgtagtagtgcggttgtcaaaatcgttatctctgactctctcactccactgacactgacattgtttatgttttggttttcctggcacggtccattgttcgtttgttattgttttggttttagtggcacggagtcatgcactcacactaatgcaaagcaagatcgcgagtacctatgatatacagccttgtaccggtggatacttttctaccaatTTCTACCAACATTAATGTGGTAgatgttttggtggatttttgacagttcgaattatttcaagaaaatccaccgcggttaaccaaatcaaattaacaaaagccctccaAGTTCATCGTTTTGTTCACGGGATTGAGTTGGAACAGAATCCGGAATGGAATCTTGCGAAATTTGCGGCGAGCTCCACCCGTGGCGCGGAACCGTCGTCGAGCGCTGCGCAACCAGTGCCAAGGAGTCCCTCCCCGAGCTGCCGCCGGAGATGTGGGCCGAGATCTTCAACCATTTGCCGGCGTTTCCACTGCTGAAGATGCGACAGGTTTGCCGTCGCTGGCGGGACATCGTGGACCACAGCTTGGCGCTCGTGTCCAAGCTTCGGGTGACGTTTTTCGACGTCCACAATCCGATCGATGGCAGCTTCGAGCCGAAGCACCTGCCTCGGGTGCCGAATGCTTACCTCGTCTCATTCGTAACGGAAGTTGGCCCTTGGTGGGCATCGTTCGGCGAAGGGTTAACCACGCTCGAGTTTGGCAGCGGTTCGGAGATCAAATCCTCCGTGTTTCTGGACATTCTTCGTCACACGCCGAATCTCAGGGTGCTGGATCTGCCGTTAGTGGAGTTTATCGACGATTTTTCTACTTTGCCAGACTTTCGTCTGGACAAGCTGGAAGAGCTCCGTGCTCATTACATCGACGTTCCGGAAATGTTTGACGTGTATCGAGTGCTCTGTGGCTGTGGGTTGAAGTCATTGACGGTCATGTGGCCCGACTACCATGATTGTCGCTCGGTGGAGCCGCTCGAGGCGGCACGGGCGGCACACTTCGTGAGGGGCTTTCAAACCACGCTGGCGGAACTCCACATTAACGGCTCGGACGAACTTTTGACTGAGATGGTGACATTCGATCGATTGAAGCTGAGAAAACTTAGGCTGACCTACGAGGAACTCTCCAACGGTTGGCTTCTGGTCAATCTTTGTCGAAAGCAGCCCTTGTTGGAGTACCTTGCCGTAGACGAAGGGTTCAAGTTTAACCAGGAAAGCGTAGTGGTAAGAAGCATGTTTTGGTGCAAACTATTTCACTATTTAATAAGGAATTTCTTTCTAGATGCTCAACCAAATTGGCCACCTTCTGCCCAAGTTGACTTACCTATCGATCAAAGTGGCTCCGTTTCTTGACCTTACGTTCCTGTTCAATTTTGCCAACCTCCACACCCTCGAACTTTACGGCGATCATGAAAACTTCTCTCTAGTCCAATTTGCGTTCTCTGGCAACGACAACCCCAATCTCAACACGCTGCACCTGGGCAAAATTCACTTCCAGAAGTGTGTCTTCCAGCAGTTCCTCAACAAGCTGCCAAACATTCGCACCATATCCTTACGGAACTGCAAATTCAACGCCCAGTCCGACCTCTTCGAAGCGCTCGTCTCGCTCAAGCATCTGAACAAACTGACTCTCGACATCCAAGAGACCGGCTGTTCCTCCCCGGCGACCCCGCTGGCCACCCTGAAGCACCTCCGCATCAGAAGCTGCGAAATGTCGCGAAAGCTGTTCGCGTCGTTCCTCGCCTCGTGTCCGCACTTGCGCGAGCTCTGGCTGAATTCGAGACAGGCAGTGCACGTCGAGGAGGTGCTCGCCGCGATCTCGCTGCAGCTTTTGCCGCAGCTGGCGGTTCTTACCCTTCTGACGCGCCCGATGACGAAGGAAGCGAAATACTACGTCCGCTACGTTTGTCGCGCGCTGGAGAAGGTGGAAATTGGGTTGGAATTTTGAGATTTAGACTGCTAATGGAGCACccgccgtcgagcagtttttgctttttctacaatgtatttcttatggagcgaactgtcaaaaacgaaGGCGGGTACTCCATTGTCATTATCGAGGACTTTGTTGTATAATAaaaacacgtcttattccacacaaatcaaccacaaaactgatttgacaatcttcattctctctttcgccggccgcTCGCATCCCTCGCAtctcgctcgttgttctctctcgcactCAATCCGCAATCtgtcagctaacaaggcaatattcatgaaggtgcgcactttttgttgcgctctaaactcttatttatgaattatatcaatcttataataaatactcattttaataatttattctatattcaatcctgcaacccataatcccaaCACTAATAAATGAATTACATTCCAACGACTAGACAAAAGATTCGGCGATCAGAACCGACTCCAGGACGTGACAATTGGCGCGAACGTAGCCGGCATCCCGTTCCGACAGTTCACACCCGATGATCTTCACCCGCACCAACCGGTGCAGCTTTTCGCAAATCACGCGCAGAATTTCCTCGTCGATCTTGTCCGCCAAGCAGGTCAGGGCGAGCTCCTCCAGCCGTGGACACAAGCTGAGCAGCGTGGCCAGCATTTCCTGCGGAATTTCGTCGCACTTGTGCACCTCCAGGTACCGCAGATCGTCCAGGTAGTCGAAGAAGCACCGGTTGTAGTCGTCGGCTTCGATACACTTGAGCGTGAGTCGCTGCAGCCGTCGGCATGGGGCGATCGTTCGGAAGATCTCCGTCCAGCAGTCGAACTTGCACCAGCTCAGCGAGAGGACTCGGAGTTTTGGCGCGCTGGCGAGGAACTGCGCAAGGCGAGAGTCCACGCAGTTGATGTGCTCGAGGACGAGTGTGTGCAGATGAGGGCAGACGATTCCGTCGAAATCGAGGAACCATGTGGTTAAGGTGTCGTATTTAAGCTGGAGAACTTGCAGGCCTGCCATCCGGGTTAGAAACGATGGTTTGTTCTGGTGGTTTCCTTTAAGAGTCAGTTCGAGCTTCTTCAGATTCGGAAGGAGTTGGCCAATTCGTGTAATTTCCTGCCAAGCCGAGACGCCCGGTTCTACACCTAGTTCCACCAACCACGGAACCATCCGACATAGTTCGACCAAAGCACGTACGTTGCCAAACGCAAAATCTCCACTCCTCAAGACTAGCTTCTCCAGCTTCCACTGGCGCAACTTGATCAGCTCGCTCAGCAGCAGATCATCGCCATCGACTTCCAAGCTGTTCAAACTGGCGTGCCGAACGGCCACAAAGTCAACGACGTGGCGCAGAAAAGCTTCGCTCCGTTCGTCAAGGTAGCACGAAACGAGCTGCAAGTATCCCAGATTAGGACAAATCTCCCGAAAAAGCTCCAAATTCTCCGCCCGATTGACGCCCTCAATAACGAGCAGCTGCAACTTGTCCAGCCGGAAGTCCGGAACCGGATTCGCCTCGTACATATCCACAATGACTTCGTGCAGCTCCAGACGCGTCAAGTTGACCGTTTGTCGCAGCATGGCCAGCAGGTTCGGTAGCATAATTTTGCACTCAACCATGGTGATTCCGGTAAGGTTCGGTCCAAACGACGCCCACCAGGAACCGACGGCGGCGATTCGCGTCTGATCGAAGTAAAACTCGATAACGGGAAGCGGCAGCTGGACCGGCTCGTACTCGCGATCGATGATGGGCAGTTTCGGAAACCTGACGGTGAATCTGGCGTTCAAGCTGCCGTCCACGATGTCCCGCCAGCGACGGCAGACCAGCCGCACCTTCAACAGCTGCCAACTGGACAGCTGATTGAAAATCTCGACCCAGATCTCCGCCGGTAGTTGCGGCGAATCCCGTTGGAGCGCCGTGCTCGCCAACTTTCGCTTGTTTCCGCGACGGCATTGGTCGTAGAACCAGCGCAGGCCGTCGTCGGCCGCCAATGAATCTGCTACCGCAGCGGACAGATTGACACAGGGCGCGTGGAAGGTTCGTTCGCAACGGTCTGCGCAGGTCACGGAAACGCTGTCCAGCGTGAccacctggccacatttctCACAGAATTCCATTTCGGATTGCGGCACGGAACGGCGATAGACGGTtcacgagtaaaaaaaaaatgattcttttgGAGTTAGTTTTACCGAAATCTGAAATTGGCTGATGCACTAAgagatttgtttaccttttttcggcaccctccgcaaacgtcaaaccatacaaaatggctgccggatcttttccgggagagatccggcagcaatttgtatCGAGAAatcaaaagtgcaacatggagttaaactttctgtcaagcttctgtgaagtttaccatgatagttgcgaaagtttaactccattttACCGGCTCACATCGCTCTTTTTAATTACTCGATTGGATTGACGTTTACTGCACATGAGTgtgccgaaaagtttggttatgttctgATTGCACAAATTTGTTCGTGTGAAACGTTTCAACTGTCAAATCGAGCGCGCAGAGCGAAAAGGCTGAAATGTTTCATAGTAAAAGGAAAGGATACGCTAAACAAAACAGAACCGTCGAACCCAAAAGACTCCAAAAATGGAATTTTGCACAACTTGTGGCCAATCTTGCCCGCGGGAGTAGGACGGCGTTTCCTGCAGTGGTCGttccgcttccgattcccgGGAGTATTCCTCCGTCCATCCGTTCAAGGAACCGTACCCGTTTATTCTATGATAAGGTATTACAGTTATCGAGCAATTAAAAAgtgagatgtgagccggtaacatggagttaaactttcgcaactgtcatggtaaacttcacagaagcttgacagaaagtttaactccatgttgcacttttaatttctcgattgagAAATACAGAGAGAGATGCGCACCAAAATGTCTATCTCACACCCGAGTGGTTTTATTCTAATGAGAAATAAGTTTTGCACAATCATGGTTTACAAATTACTAACAATTCAACGAAGACATGTTCTGTACATAGCACGATATgtaatcaacaacaacaaaaaaactaacgAACAAAAAGAATCCGAAGCTACTTCTTCTCCCTGCGGAAGAACGGCTTCACTGGACGAACCGACGAGGAAGCCGCCGAAACGCTGGACAGATTCCCCAGGTCCATCGGTTCGTCGTCCACGTTGTCGGTGCTCTGCAAAGAAAAACAACTCAATCACGCACACAGTTacaaccagggctgcggagtcgggtcatatttcaaacgactccgactccgactccgactccggctttctcagactagccgactccgactccgactccggctccggcttttaacaaatggttggctccgactccgactccgactccggcctaccaactctagccgactccgactccgactccgactccagctttcaacaaattgttggctccgactccgactccgactccacatatttttaaatgtttcaatagttagtcaattattatttgttaattatttttaaaacaatgataaattagattatttaaatactctctaagcgtcatgtttttctcaagaaaaataagttcgaatcacaaaacgaaaaaaaagtttctaggttacaagttttatacgttatggaaacagaaaccgaaaaatatcttcagtttaagaggcattttgagaagaacagttttgtaaataaatttggaattatttgcttaaccgcaaatttgcaaataatgtattcaaagctaataaatttaaatattaaattgttatttttgaatgaataattaaaagaaacctcggtttaatgatctattgaacattaaaattcaatttgctctttttcaggttgacatttataagaagcacagtgacagacaccttgttttttaaatgacaatattaaacgaaacattttttttttgctttattttaagacgtacatggacatcacgccatggctggatgagattattattgcaaatcaatgtatctgaacaatttcttcgtggaaaggacgcttaagaggtccttttcaaatatctgtgacaaggaaaatattttaccctggaatttttaaatttattttaattttaaaaatttatatacattaaaaaggaggcgcacgatactttgtgcatcttcacctaaaacgaagcctccatcaaaatatatgaaaaaatttaaaataaaataaaaacaaatatccacaagtaaaatattttctaggtcacaagtatttcatttttttaaggtacattgatttgcaatgataatcaccttccgtcatactggcgtgggacatacagtatgaaaAATTCTTACGGGTTGATAATATTTCGATttcgttttttaatattttttgaaaaataaattaaaatcctacattttcttctaaacatttttttattagttcatttttgtactgaagtcttgagatttgttcaacgatatcaaaatagtttacctaaaatcaacatcaacattcaatgattatttcaaaattagttgcaacttcttttgatattttttgttagtttaaattattttaaatgcaatactttgattttcttgtactcagttataaacaaaatgcgcatgttgagttccaagagattgttattatcgttgattatttgttacaaaagttaaactgtcagtgactctttttcgattatCAAAAACAGTAATTACTATttgtaatctttttatgtacctcgtattttttttcctaaaaaatgatttaacttaaaacctccaagacattcgTTATCGGGgcaaaagatgactgtgtgtgttcttttttcagatagaactggatgaaatttggtcaaatttgaattggaagggcacataaatataggcaaaaggaagcagtcaagaatcaattagatatgtctgactacataaccaatattttttatatttttttttaattatgatactacatatttgggtaagaggttattatttagtgattatagtaaaataacacaattagagctttccaataaccataaaaagcttcaaaaacttaatggcatctgataaatctctttaaaaacttaaaaaatggcGACGCATTGCATGCGacgtaaaaaacaattaaaaacataagaagttttgtaaatcaagCTGTTATATagtaaatactgaacaataaaaaaaaacatattttttgttgaatttaagataactccgactccgactccgactccgggttatcagaaatcttcggctccgactccgactccgactccagctcttaaaatttagccgactccggctccgactccgactccagctcttcgagttttgacgactccgactccgactccgactccaggtccccaaaaagacccgactccaccgactccggctccgactccgactccgactccacagccctggttacAACATTCTCCCCCCTCCCTCAACTTACCGCCGAGTTCACGTTCAGGTTAATGTTCATCAAGTTGGCGCTGGTCGTCACGGACGCCGATCGCTTGAAGAACGACCGCCGCTGGACGCTACCCTGGAAGTTGGAGTAGCTGGGAGAAACGCAGCTCCGCTTGGCCGGCGGCTCGTCGCTGCTCTCCAGGATGCTAACCGGCGTGGACGTGATTTGGGCGGTCAGATTTCCGGTTTCGGTGCTGGCACGTCGCTTCTCGAGTTGAGCCTCCAGCTGCCGGATCTCGGCCAGGTAGTGGTCCACGTTAAGGTGTTGTTCTTTGAGCTGGTTGATTTCGGCGTCTTTTGACTCGAGTTGCGACTGGATCGTGGAGAGGGCGTTGGTTTGATCGGTTACGTTTTGCTCGAGACGAGCGATTTTCGAATCCTTTTCGGCGGATTCCTTGAGCAGATTTGATAGCTGGTCGTTGGTTTCGGCCGCCTCTTGCGAGTGCTGCTGCTTCGCCTCTTCGAATCGCTTCTGCTCGGCGTTGATCTTGGAGTGCAGCGAGAAAATCTCGCTGTTGCGATCGTCCAGGATGGTCTGCATTCCGCCGAGTTTCGCCTCCATCTCTGCGGTCGCTTCCTTCTGCTTGGCCAACTTGGCCACCAGCAAGTCCTTCTCGGCGGTGAGCTCCTGCGTCGCGCGGACCATCTCGGCGATCTTTTCGTTCATCCTCGCGGTCTCTTCCTCGACCATTGCCTTCCACTTGGCCTCAAGGGCCGCCGTCTCTCGGGTGAAATCCGCTTCCATTGCGGCGATTCGGTTCTCAACCATGGCCAGATCCATCGCGAGTTGGGTCTTTTCCTGCAGCACCGTGTCCGTGTGCTCCTTGAGCAGCGCGTTGGCTCGCTGCTCGCGTTCAACCCGGTCCAGGGCGTCCTTCAGCTTGGCTTCCAGGTCGGCCCGCAGGTTCTCCATCTCGTTCAGCCGCGCCGAATGAGCGGAAACCATCGAGCGCTGTTTGGCCTCGGAGTCGCACACCGTCTTCTGGTACGCTTTGTTCGCCT
This is a stretch of genomic DNA from Culex pipiens pallens isolate TS chromosome 1, TS_CPP_V2, whole genome shotgun sequence. It encodes these proteins:
- the LOC120416885 gene encoding uncharacterized protein LOC120416885, which codes for MESCEICGELHPWRGTVVERCATSAKESLPELPPEMWAEIFNHLPAFPLLKMRQVCRRWRDIVDHSLALVSKLRVTFFDVHNPIDGSFEPKHLPRVPNAYLVSFVTEVGPWWASFGEGLTTLEFGSGSEIKSSVFLDILRHTPNLRVLDLPLVEFIDDFSTLPDFRLDKLEELRAHYIDVPEMFDVYRVLCGCGLKSLTVMWPDYHDCRSVEPLEAARAAHFVRGFQTTLAELHINGSDELLTEMVTFDRLKLRKLRLTYEELSNGWLLVNLCRKQPLLEYLAVDEGFKFNQESVVMLNQIGHLLPKLTYLSIKVAPFLDLTFLFNFANLHTLELYGDHENFSLVQFAFSGNDNPNLNTLHLGKIHFQKCVFQQFLNKLPNIRTISLRNCKFNAQSDLFEALVSLKHLNKLTLDIQETGCSSPATPLATLKHLRIRSCEMSRKLFASFLASCPHLRELWLNSRQAVHVEEVLAAISLQLLPQLAVLTLLTRPMTKEAKYYVRYVCRALEKVEIGLEF
- the LOC120416914 gene encoding uncharacterized protein LOC120416914; translated protein: MEFCEKCGQVVTLDSVSVTCADRCERTFHAPCVNLSAAVADSLAADDGLRWFYDQCRRGNKRKLASTALQRDSPQLPAEIWVEIFNQLSSWQLLKVRLVCRRWRDIVDGSLNARFTVRFPKLPIIDREYEPVQLPLPVIEFYFDQTRIAAVGSWWASFGPNLTGITMVECKIMLPNLLAMLRQTVNLTRLELHEVIVDMYEANPVPDFRLDKLQLLVIEGVNRAENLELFREICPNLGYLQLVSCYLDERSEAFLRHVVDFVAVRHASLNSLEVDGDDLLLSELIKLRQWKLEKLVLRSGDFAFGNVRALVELCRMVPWLVELGVEPGVSAWQEITRIGQLLPNLKKLELTLKGNHQNKPSFLTRMAGLQVLQLKYDTLTTWFLDFDGIVCPHLHTLVLEHINCVDSRLAQFLASAPKLRVLSLSWCKFDCWTEIFRTIAPCRRLQRLTLKCIEADDYNRCFFDYLDDLRYLEVHKCDEIPQEMLATLLSLCPRLEELALTCLADKIDEEILRVICEKLHRLVRVKIIGCELSERDAGYVRANCHVLESVLIAESFV
- the LOC120416922 gene encoding myosin heavy chain, non-muscle-like → MDQDSSEPREEPTAETSTDSGVAMETTTTRDEGNSSTESEPESEPSPVAADIVAEVRELYRNASKLDVLVRLVQSRTVELRYQRQVQICQAAFEEGIKEKTRLQLDLAYYDKMLAVLQRGACEAKSQLATVTQQHAEAVRMVEKLDSKRTALIREEQLIKAELAGYRDKFEEMQREMEDRATRFESDRRRCDQLQAQLDKLTEANKAYQKTVCDSEAKQRSMVSAHSARLNEMENLRADLEAKLKDALDRVEREQRANALLKEHTDTVLQEKTQLAMDLAMVENRIAAMEADFTRETAALEAKWKAMVEEETARMNEKIAEMVRATQELTAEKDLLVAKLAKQKEATAEMEAKLGGMQTILDDRNSEIFSLHSKINAEQKRFEEAKQQHSQEAAETNDQLSNLLKESAEKDSKIARLEQNVTDQTNALSTIQSQLESKDAEINQLKEQHLNVDHYLAEIRQLEAQLEKRRASTETGNLTAQITSTPVSILESSDEPPAKRSCVSPSYSNFQGSVQRRSFFKRSASVTTSANLMNINLNVNSASTDNVDDEPMDLGNLSSVSAASSSVRPVKPFFRREKK